One window from the genome of Cucumis melo cultivar AY chromosome 12, USDA_Cmelo_AY_1.0, whole genome shotgun sequence encodes:
- the LOC103501458 gene encoding probable serine/threonine-protein kinase PBL7 isoform X1, which translates to MEVEDDYRRKQQLVLLAIVVLASLALVSLLVAFSYYCYISNKVSKRLKIRKRADLEDGGSFENVKEFSTEKGLQLFTFKQLHSATGGFSKSNVVGHGSFGHVYRGVLNDGRKVAIKLMDQAGKQGEDEFKVEVELLRRLHSPYLLALLGYCSDNNHKLLVYEFMANGGLQEHLYPVGSSNSISVKLDWETRLRVALEAAKGLEYLHEHVCPPVIHRDFKSSNVLLDKNLHAKVSDFGLAKIGSDKAGGHVSTRVLGTQGYVAPEYALTGHLTTKSDVYSYGVVLLELLTGRVPVDMKRTPGEASLVSWALPRLTDRERVMHIMDPALEGQYSMKDVVQVAAIAAMCVQPEADYRPLMADVVQSLVPLVRNYRTTSKIIGSSSSSSATKSPAPHDNASSGD; encoded by the exons ATGGAAGTTGAAGATGACTACCGAAGAAAACAGCAGCTCGTTCTCTTAGCAATCGTTGTTCTTGCTTCTCTCGCTCTCGTTTCTCTTCTCGTTGCTTTTAGCTACTACTGCTATATCAGCAATAAGGTCTCTAAACGCCTCAAGATCCGCAAAA GGGCTGATCTTGAAGATGGAGGTAGTTTTGAAAATGTTAAAGAATTTTCAACTGAGAAAGGTCTCCAATTATTCACCTTCAAGCAGCTACACTCTGCAACTGGTGGTTTTAGCAAGTCAAATGTGGTTGGGCATGGTAGCTTTGGCCATGTATATAGAGGAGTCCTGAATGATGGGAGAAAGGTTGCGATTAAGCTTATGGATCAAGCGGGAAAGCAGGGAGAGGATGAATTTAAAGTGGAG GTGGAATTGTTAAGGCGGCTTCATTCGCCATATTTGTTGGCATTGCTCGGGTACTGCTCGGATAACAACCATAAATTGCTCGTATACGAGTTCATGGCCAATGGCGGTCTGCAAGAACATCTATACCCTGTTGGCA GTTCAAATTCCATCAGCGTTAAGTTGGACTGGGAAACACGACTGAGAGTTGCACTCGAAGCTGCCAAAGGTTTGGAGTATTTACATGAACACGTATGCCCCCCAGTAATTCATAGGGATTTCAAGAGCAGCAATGTTCTGTTGGACAAAAATCTTCATGCTAAGGTTTCTGATTTTGGATTGGCAAAAATCGGCTCAGACAAAGCCGGGGGTCATGTCTCTACTCGAGTTTTGGGGACACAAGGCTATGTTGCCCCTGA GTATGCACTAACAGGGCATTTAACGACAAAATCAGATGTTTATAGTTATGGGGTTGTCCTCTTGGAGCTGCTCACAGGTAGAGTCCCAGTTGATATGAAGAGAACTCCTGGGGAAGCTTCTCTTGTTTCTTGG GCTTTGCCGAGGCTGACCGACAGGGAGAGAGTGATGCATATAATGGACCCTGCATTGGAAGGTCAGTATTCTATGAAAGATGTTGTTCAAGTGGCAGCAATTGCAGCAATGTGTGTTCAACCGGAAGCAGATTACAGGCCGCTGATGGCCGATGTTGTCCAGTCATTAGTTCCACTTGTGAGAAATTATAGGACAACTTCAAAGATTATTGGTAGCAGTTCTAGTTCCAGCGCTACCAAGTCGCCTGCACCGCACGACAATGCTAGTTCGGGAGACTGA
- the LOC103501458 gene encoding probable serine/threonine-protein kinase PBL7 isoform X2, which yields MDQAGKQGEDEFKVEVELLRRLHSPYLLALLGYCSDNNHKLLVYEFMANGGLQEHLYPVGSSNSISVKLDWETRLRVALEAAKGLEYLHEHVCPPVIHRDFKSSNVLLDKNLHAKVSDFGLAKIGSDKAGGHVSTRVLGTQGYVAPEYALTGHLTTKSDVYSYGVVLLELLTGRVPVDMKRTPGEASLVSWALPRLTDRERVMHIMDPALEGQYSMKDVVQVAAIAAMCVQPEADYRPLMADVVQSLVPLVRNYRTTSKIIGSSSSSSATKSPAPHDNASSGD from the exons ATGGATCAAGCGGGAAAGCAGGGAGAGGATGAATTTAAAGTGGAG GTGGAATTGTTAAGGCGGCTTCATTCGCCATATTTGTTGGCATTGCTCGGGTACTGCTCGGATAACAACCATAAATTGCTCGTATACGAGTTCATGGCCAATGGCGGTCTGCAAGAACATCTATACCCTGTTGGCA GTTCAAATTCCATCAGCGTTAAGTTGGACTGGGAAACACGACTGAGAGTTGCACTCGAAGCTGCCAAAGGTTTGGAGTATTTACATGAACACGTATGCCCCCCAGTAATTCATAGGGATTTCAAGAGCAGCAATGTTCTGTTGGACAAAAATCTTCATGCTAAGGTTTCTGATTTTGGATTGGCAAAAATCGGCTCAGACAAAGCCGGGGGTCATGTCTCTACTCGAGTTTTGGGGACACAAGGCTATGTTGCCCCTGA GTATGCACTAACAGGGCATTTAACGACAAAATCAGATGTTTATAGTTATGGGGTTGTCCTCTTGGAGCTGCTCACAGGTAGAGTCCCAGTTGATATGAAGAGAACTCCTGGGGAAGCTTCTCTTGTTTCTTGG GCTTTGCCGAGGCTGACCGACAGGGAGAGAGTGATGCATATAATGGACCCTGCATTGGAAGGTCAGTATTCTATGAAAGATGTTGTTCAAGTGGCAGCAATTGCAGCAATGTGTGTTCAACCGGAAGCAGATTACAGGCCGCTGATGGCCGATGTTGTCCAGTCATTAGTTCCACTTGTGAGAAATTATAGGACAACTTCAAAGATTATTGGTAGCAGTTCTAGTTCCAGCGCTACCAAGTCGCCTGCACCGCACGACAATGCTAGTTCGGGAGACTGA